In Pseudomonas poae, a single genomic region encodes these proteins:
- a CDS encoding BCCT family transporter, giving the protein MSSASLIKTPPEKVRVNGWVFYTSTALILLLTAILIIAPQEAGRMLGVAQAWLSKSFGWYYMVVIAAYLVFVVGLAFSSYGKLKLGSKDDTPDFSYGAWAGMLFSSGIGISLLYFGASEPLDHYFNPPEGAAASNGAARQALQLTFLHWGLHGWAIYALVGLAVAYFAYRHNQPLALRSALYPLVGERWVKGAAGHAVDGFGMFVTLLGLVTNLGIGSMQVSSGLENLFGMEHSNTNLLIVIIVMSTVATIAAVSGVENGIRRLSNLNIVLFSGLLIFVLLFGPTLHLLNGLVQNTGDYLNGIVLKTFDLYVYEGDADKTERWMGLWTLFYWAWWISWAPFVGMFIARISRGRTVRELVAGVLLIPLGFTLAWLSIFGNSALDLVLNHGAVELGKTALEQPSMAIYQLLEHYPASKIVIGVSIFVGFVLFLTPADSGAVMMANLSCKGGNVDEDAPHWLRIFWSAVITLVTIGLLFAGNFEAMQTMVVLAGLPFSVVLIFFMFGLHKAMRQDVAIEQEQAQLAERGRRGFSERLTALDLQPSQGTVQRFMDKHVTPALEEAAVALRDQGLEVQTLLGKSKRCIGVRIEMEEGNPFVYEVSLDAYSSAPTDLPEEERTRYYRAEVYLHNGPQEYDLMGFAQEQITRDVLDQFESHRQLLGRVYS; this is encoded by the coding sequence ATGAGTTCTGCCTCTCTTATAAAGACCCCGCCAGAAAAGGTGCGGGTCAACGGTTGGGTGTTCTACACCTCCACCGCGTTGATTCTGTTGTTGACTGCCATCCTGATCATCGCCCCGCAGGAGGCCGGGCGCATGCTCGGCGTCGCACAGGCGTGGCTTTCGAAAAGCTTCGGCTGGTACTACATGGTGGTCATCGCCGCCTACCTCGTGTTCGTGGTGGGCCTGGCGTTTTCCTCGTACGGCAAGCTGAAACTGGGCAGCAAGGACGACACCCCGGACTTCAGCTACGGCGCCTGGGCCGGCATGCTGTTCTCGTCGGGCATCGGCATCTCGCTGTTGTACTTCGGTGCATCCGAGCCGTTGGACCACTACTTCAACCCGCCTGAAGGCGCAGCCGCCAGCAATGGCGCCGCCCGCCAGGCGCTGCAACTGACCTTCCTGCACTGGGGCCTGCACGGCTGGGCGATCTACGCCCTGGTCGGCCTGGCCGTGGCGTACTTCGCGTACCGTCATAACCAGCCGCTGGCCTTGCGTTCGGCGCTGTACCCGCTGGTGGGCGAGCGTTGGGTGAAAGGCGCGGCCGGCCATGCGGTTGACGGTTTCGGCATGTTCGTGACGCTGCTGGGTCTGGTGACGAACCTGGGGATTGGTTCGATGCAAGTGTCGTCCGGGCTTGAAAACCTGTTCGGCATGGAGCACAGCAACACCAACCTGTTGATCGTGATCATCGTGATGAGCACCGTGGCGACCATCGCCGCCGTGTCGGGTGTGGAGAACGGCATTCGCCGTCTGTCCAACCTCAACATCGTGCTGTTCAGCGGCCTGCTGATCTTTGTGCTGTTGTTTGGCCCGACCCTGCACTTGCTCAACGGCTTGGTGCAGAACACCGGTGACTACCTCAACGGGATCGTGCTGAAAACTTTCGACCTGTATGTGTACGAAGGCGACGCCGACAAGACCGAACGCTGGATGGGCCTGTGGACCCTGTTCTACTGGGCGTGGTGGATTTCCTGGGCCCCATTCGTGGGCATGTTCATCGCGCGTATTTCCCGTGGTCGCACCGTGCGTGAACTGGTGGCGGGCGTGTTGTTGATTCCGCTGGGCTTCACCCTGGCGTGGCTGTCGATCTTCGGCAACTCTGCCCTGGACCTGGTGCTCAACCACGGTGCGGTGGAGTTGGGCAAGACGGCGCTGGAACAGCCGTCGATGGCCATCTACCAACTGCTTGAGCATTACCCGGCGTCGAAAATCGTCATCGGCGTGTCGATCTTTGTGGGCTTCGTGCTGTTCCTGACCCCGGCGGATTCCGGCGCGGTGATGATGGCCAACCTTTCCTGCAAAGGCGGCAACGTGGACGAAGATGCGCCGCACTGGCTGCGGATCTTCTGGTCGGCGGTGATCACCCTGGTGACCATCGGCCTGCTGTTTGCCGGCAACTTCGAAGCCATGCAAACCATGGTGGTGCTGGCGGGGCTGCCGTTCTCGGTGGTGTTGATCTTCTTCATGTTCGGTTTGCACAAGGCGATGCGCCAAGACGTGGCCATCGAACAGGAGCAGGCGCAACTGGCCGAGCGTGGCCGTCGTGGTTTCAGCGAGCGCTTGACCGCGCTGGACCTGCAACCGAGCCAGGGCACGGTGCAGCGTTTCATGGACAAGCACGTAACGCCGGCGTTGGAAGAGGCGGCTGTTGCGCTGCGTGACCAGGGGCTGGAAGTGCAGACCTTGCTCGGTAAATCCAAACGCTGCATCGGTGTGCGCATCGAGATGGAAGAGGGCAACCCGTTTGTCTACGAAGTGAGCCTGGATGCTTACTCGTCGGCACCGACTGACCTGCCCGAGGAAGAGCGCACCCGTTACTACCGGGCCGAGGTCTACCTGCACAACGGTCCTCAGGAATACGACCTGATGGGCTTTGCCCAGGAACAGATCACCCGGGACGTGCTCGATCAGTTTGAAAGCCATCGGCAGCTCCTTGGCCGGGTCTATAGCTGA
- the choW gene encoding choline ABC transporter permease subunit: protein MLTEQKIPLGQYIAAFVEWLTQHGANYFDAIASTLETMIHGVTFALTWFNPLALIGLIALLAHFIQRKWGLTVFVIASFLLILNLGYWQETMETLAQVLFATLVCVVIGVPLGIVAAHKPLFYTMMRPVLDLMQTVPTFVYLIPTLTLFGLGVVPGLISTVVFAIAAPIRLTYLGIRDVPQELLDAGKAFGCSRRQLLSRIELPHAMPSIAAGITQCIMLSLSMVVIAALVGADGLGKPVVNALNTADIALGFEAGLAIVLLAIMLDRICKQPDAKVGGDA, encoded by the coding sequence ATGCTGACTGAACAGAAAATCCCACTAGGCCAGTACATCGCTGCCTTCGTCGAATGGTTGACCCAACACGGCGCCAACTACTTCGACGCAATCGCATCGACCCTGGAAACGATGATCCACGGCGTGACGTTCGCGCTGACCTGGTTCAATCCGCTGGCATTGATCGGTCTGATTGCGCTGCTGGCTCACTTTATTCAACGCAAATGGGGCCTGACCGTGTTTGTCATCGCCTCCTTCCTGCTGATCCTGAACCTGGGGTACTGGCAGGAAACCATGGAGACCCTGGCGCAAGTGCTGTTCGCCACCCTGGTCTGCGTGGTCATCGGTGTGCCGCTGGGCATTGTTGCCGCGCACAAACCGTTGTTCTACACCATGATGCGGCCGGTGCTCGATCTGATGCAGACCGTACCGACCTTCGTCTACCTCATCCCTACCCTGACCCTCTTCGGGCTGGGTGTGGTGCCTGGGTTGATTTCCACGGTGGTGTTCGCGATTGCCGCGCCGATCCGCCTGACCTACCTGGGTATCCGAGACGTTCCCCAAGAGCTGCTCGACGCCGGCAAAGCCTTCGGCTGCTCGCGCCGTCAGTTGCTCTCGCGCATTGAACTGCCCCACGCCATGCCGAGCATCGCTGCCGGTATTACCCAATGCATCATGCTGTCGCTGTCGATGGTGGTGATCGCGGCCCTGGTGGGCGCCGACGGCCTCGGCAAACCCGTGGTCAACGCACTCAACACCGCTGACATTGCCTTGGGCTTTGAAGCGGGCCTGGCAATCGTCTTGCTGGCCATCATGCTCGACCGCATCTGCAAACAACCCGACGCCAAAGTAGGGGGTGATGCATGA
- a CDS encoding choline ABC transporter substrate-binding protein, producing MKGSPSLLLAAMLSLPVLANAAEPAQCQTVNFSDVGWTDITVTTATTSEVLKGLGYKPRTTMISVPVTYKSLADGKNMDIFLGNWMPTMENDIKQYRDAGTVETVRANLENAKYTLAVPEALYNKGLKDFADIAKFKDELGGKIYGIEPGNDGNRTIQTLIDKDAFGLKTAGFKVVESSEAGMLSQVERASKRDQAIVFLGWEPHPMNTRFKMKYLTGGDDSFGPNYGQATIYTNVRKGYTQECSNVGQLLKNLSFTLNMESTLMGKVLDDKQKPDVAAKAWLKANPQVLDTWLAGVTTVDGKPGLDAVKAYLAK from the coding sequence ATGAAAGGTTCACCCTCGTTGTTGTTGGCCGCCATGCTGAGTCTGCCAGTCCTGGCGAACGCTGCAGAACCGGCACAATGTCAGACCGTCAACTTCTCCGATGTCGGCTGGACCGACATCACCGTCACTACCGCGACCACCAGCGAAGTCCTCAAGGGCCTGGGCTACAAGCCACGCACCACGATGATTTCGGTACCGGTGACTTACAAGTCCCTGGCCGACGGCAAGAACATGGACATCTTCCTCGGCAACTGGATGCCGACCATGGAAAACGACATCAAGCAGTACCGTGATGCCGGCACCGTGGAAACCGTGCGCGCCAACCTGGAGAACGCCAAGTACACCCTGGCGGTCCCTGAAGCGCTGTACAACAAAGGCCTTAAAGACTTCGCCGATATCGCGAAATTCAAGGACGAACTCGGCGGCAAGATCTACGGTATCGAGCCGGGTAACGACGGCAACCGCACCATCCAGACCCTCATCGACAAAGACGCCTTCGGCCTGAAAACCGCTGGCTTCAAGGTGGTCGAATCCAGCGAAGCCGGGATGCTCTCGCAGGTGGAACGCGCCTCCAAACGCGACCAGGCCATCGTGTTCCTCGGCTGGGAACCGCACCCGATGAACACCCGCTTCAAGATGAAGTACCTGACCGGGGGTGACGATTCGTTTGGCCCCAACTACGGCCAGGCCACCATCTATACCAACGTGCGCAAGGGCTACACACAAGAGTGCAGCAACGTTGGCCAACTGCTGAAAAACCTGTCGTTCACCCTGAACATGGAAAGCACCCTGATGGGTAAGGTCCTGGACGACAAACAGAAGCCTGACGTCGCCGCCAAGGCGTGGCTCAAGGCCAACCCGCAAGTGCTCGACACCTGGCTCGCCGGTGTCACCACCGTTGATGGCAAACCTGGACTGGACGCCGTAAAAGCCTACCTCGCCAAGTAA
- a CDS encoding L-serine ammonia-lyase, with protein sequence MAISVFDLFKIGIGPSSSHTVGPMRAAALFVQGLRERELLEQVRRVEVQLYGSLSATGIGHGSDTATIMGLMGEWPDAIDPSQIGLRIHTLRETDTLLLDGRLPVPFVWARDMRLLDENLPFHPNAMTLVVFDDNGELHRDTYYSVGGGFVVDEAQAQSGVADMDRTVLPYDFSSAVELLQLCKTHNLRVAELMLANEKVWRSEEEIRSGLMKLWHAMQDCVEQGLKHEGILPGGLNVRRRAAKLHRSLQELNKPNVIGSTLSAMEWVNLFALAVNEENAAGGRMVTAPTNGAAGIIPAVLHYFMKFSEEVTEANVVDYLLGAAAVGILCKKNASISGAEVGCQGEVGSACAMAAAGLAEILGATPEQLCNAAEIGLEHNLGLTCDPVGGLVQVPCIERNAIAAVKAINAAQMALRGDGQHFISLDRVIRTMRDTGADMHDKYKETSRGGLAVSAVEC encoded by the coding sequence ATGGCTATCAGCGTTTTCGACCTGTTCAAGATCGGCATCGGGCCTTCGAGTTCTCACACCGTCGGCCCCATGCGCGCCGCGGCGTTGTTCGTTCAAGGTTTACGTGAACGTGAGTTGTTGGAACAAGTGCGGCGCGTCGAAGTTCAGCTTTACGGCTCGCTGTCGGCCACCGGCATCGGTCACGGCAGCGACACTGCGACCATCATGGGCCTGATGGGCGAGTGGCCGGACGCAATCGACCCGTCGCAAATCGGCCTGCGTATTCACACGCTGCGCGAGACCGACACATTGCTGTTGGATGGGCGTTTGCCGGTGCCGTTTGTATGGGCACGGGACATGCGTCTGCTCGACGAAAACCTGCCGTTTCACCCCAATGCGATGACCCTGGTGGTGTTCGACGATAACGGTGAACTGCACCGCGACACCTACTATTCGGTGGGCGGTGGTTTTGTGGTGGATGAAGCCCAGGCGCAAAGCGGCGTGGCCGATATGGACCGCACCGTATTGCCCTATGATTTTTCCAGCGCGGTAGAGCTGCTGCAGTTGTGCAAGACCCACAACCTGCGCGTCGCCGAGTTGATGCTGGCCAATGAAAAGGTCTGGCGCAGCGAAGAGGAAATCCGCAGCGGCCTGATGAAGCTTTGGCACGCCATGCAAGACTGCGTGGAACAGGGCCTCAAGCACGAAGGCATCCTGCCCGGCGGCCTGAATGTAAGGCGCCGCGCCGCCAAGTTGCATCGCAGCTTGCAGGAACTGAACAAACCCAATGTGATCGGCTCGACCTTGAGCGCCATGGAATGGGTCAACCTGTTCGCCCTGGCGGTCAACGAAGAAAACGCCGCGGGTGGGCGCATGGTCACAGCGCCTACCAACGGTGCGGCGGGGATCATTCCGGCGGTGCTGCATTACTTCATGAAGTTCAGCGAAGAAGTCACCGAAGCCAATGTCGTCGACTACCTGCTCGGCGCAGCAGCGGTGGGCATCCTGTGCAAGAAGAACGCCTCTATCTCCGGTGCCGAAGTCGGCTGCCAGGGTGAAGTGGGTTCGGCCTGCGCCATGGCCGCTGCCGGCTTGGCCGAGATCCTTGGCGCCACGCCGGAACAACTGTGCAATGCCGCCGAGATCGGCTTGGAGCATAACCTGGGTCTCACCTGCGACCCGGTGGGCGGGTTGGTGCAAGTGCCGTGCATCGAGCGCAACGCGATTGCGGCGGTGAAGGCGATCAACGCGGCGCAGATGGCGCTACGCGGTGATGGTCAGCATTTCATTTCCCTGGACCGGGTAATCCGCACCATGCGCGATACCGGCGCGGATATGCACGACAAGTACAAAGAGACATCGCGGGGTGGGTTGGCGGTTAGCGCCGTTGAGTGTTGA